From a region of the Hypanus sabinus isolate sHypSab1 chromosome 2, sHypSab1.hap1, whole genome shotgun sequence genome:
- the LOC132381622 gene encoding transforming growth factor beta activator LRRC33-like has translation MKIDVTSLSLSFILSALVLLDRRSHTEARLESCKMVGTEAHCQRESLDRVPVNLSIRTEVLFLNENVIRAINNESLSVYKRLYMLNLSGNQIEVIEPGAFGYNKNLEDLNLKNNRIDLTYSETHLALRTLSALRSLDLSENRLNEDMTSYIVQNLTTLEYLSLARNVIMRLEPGNLEGLVHLRELNLEYNYIYEIESGTFEGLQRLTKLNLAHNHIPCIVDFSLPQVKTLNVSHNAIELFLTRENEIEFQLETLDLSHNKLLFFPLLPKCNKLKSLLLADNEMSFYDDLMNDSSTKVQFIQIVGNVTNITTVDLWDEMVSVSLPKLEVLDMSRNSFRYLPQGFLQGMTTLSSLQLNQNCLKTFSLTEEDPLFFLQLMDLSQNRLSSLNFSVNRLERMNYFNISFNKLESVLPNLFTKMPQLSTLDLSHNSISVCTYPLENEKTLNRDCAGLANIKSLKRLYLASCALVTVPDNAFVGSPLTHLDLSSNTGIRLQASSFQDVSKSLKFLFLRNNGLKSNQLGISLRVAFRHLNYLDISGNGLTNLHPALKSLPLKWLDLRNNHLPTLQQDVLKSLLRSLESVLLSNNTFDCCQLNWWATLINTKSLIILDRSKITCNNSIRLDDPGQISHFTKIHCQIDNTVLKYFLLLLPIFVFILTVTVMVFLSLNSKVLPKYVKAKCKMGTEY, from the exons ATGAAAATAGACGTCACAAGCCTGTCCCTTTCCTTCATTCTCTCAGCACTGGTGCTGCTTGACAGAAGAAGCCACACAGAAGCCAGGTTGGAGAGTTGCAAAATG GTTGGAACAGAGGCACACTGCCAACGAGAGAGCCTGGATCGTGTGCCGGTGAATCTGTCCATCAGAACAGAAGTACTCTTTCTTAATGAAAACGTCATCAGAGCAATTAATAATGAATCGCTTTCTGTGTACAAACGCCTGTACATGCTGAACCTGAGTGGGAATCAGATCGAGGTTATTGAGCCTGGTGCCTTTGGTTACAACAAGAACCTGGAAGATTTAAATCTAAAGAACAATCGTATTGATCTAACTTATTCAGAGACTCACTTGGCACTAAGGACTCTGTCAGCTCTAAGAAGTTTGGATCTATCTGAGAACAGACTAAATGAAGATATGACAAGTTATATCGTGCAGAATTTGACCACTCTAGAATATCTGTCCTTGGCCAGGAATGTCATCATGAGGTTGGAGCCAGGCAACCTTGAAGGTCTTGTCCATCTTCGAGAACTGAACTTGGAGTACAATTATATCTATGAAATTGAAAGCGGGACATTTGAAGGCTTGCAAAGATTAACCAAGTTGAACCTCGCTCATAATCATATTCCCTGCATTGTGGATTTCAGTTTGCCCCAAGTAAAAACATTAAATGTCAGTCACAATGCTATTGAACTGTTTTTAACCAGAGAAAATGAGATTGAATTTCAGTTAGAAACATTAGATCTGTCTCATAATAAACTACTGTTTTTCCCACTTTTGCCAAAATGCAATAAACTTAAGTCACTGTTGCTTGCAGACAATGAAATGAGTTTTTATGATGATCTGATGAATGACTCATCTACTAAAGTCCAATTCATCCAAATTGTTGGAAATGTAACCAACATTACCACTGTAGATCTTTGGGATGAGATGGTTTCTGTAAGCTTGCCAAAGTTGGAGGTTCTGGATATGAGCAGGAATTCATTTCGTTATCTTCCCCAGGGATTCCTGCAGGGAATGACAACATTATCTTCCCTACAGCTCAACCAGAACTGCTTGAAGACGTTCTCTCTAACGGAGGAAgaccctcttttctttcttcaattGATGGATCTCAGTCAAAACCGATTATCAAGTCTAAATTTCAGTGTTAACAGGCTGGAGAGAATGAATTACTTTAACATCAGTTTCAACAAGCTGGAATCAGTGCTGCCTAATCTGTTTACTAAGATGCCACAGCTTTCAACACTGGACCTCAGTCACAATAGTATCTCTGTTTGTACCTATCCTTTGGAAAATGAGAAGACTTTAAACAGAGATTGTGCTGGGCTGGCAAATATTAAGTCATTGAAACGCCTCTATCTTGCCAGTTGCGCACTTGTCACAGTACCAGACAATGCCTTTGTTGGCTCACCGTTAACACATCTAGATCTATCATCCAACACTGGCATCAGATTGCAAGCAAGTTCTTTTCAAGATgtgtccaaatcattgaaattCCTATTCCTCAGGAACAATGGGTTAAAATCCAACCAGTTAGGTATCAGCCTACGAGTGGCTTTCAGACACCTAAATTACTTGGACATATCTGGAAATGGTTTAACAAATCTTCATCCTGCATTGAAAAGCCTTCCCCTGAAATGGTTGGACTTGCGTAATAACCACTTGCCTACTCTTCAGCAAGATGTACTGAAGAGTCTTCTGCGCAGCCTTGAGAGTGTGCTCCTGAGTAATAATACCTTTGACTGTTGCCAGCTGAACTGGTGGGCCACTTTGATCAATACCAAGTCACTAATTATTCTCGATAGATCCAAAATCACTTGCAATAACTCTATCAGACTGGATGACCCAGGCCAAATTTCCCATTTCACTAAAATTCACTGCCAAATTGACAACactgttttaaaatattttctgctGTTGCTGCCAATATTTGTGTTCATTCTAACTGTAACTGTGATGGTTTTCCTCTCTTTAAACTCCAAGGTATTGCCTAAATATGTGAAAGCCAAATGCAAAATGGGAACTGAGTATTAG